Below is a window of Ruegeria sp. THAF33 DNA.
TTTGTGGTTTCATGCACCTGTGAAATTTCAGAACTGGCATCTGTATGTGATGGATTCTCCGTGGACGGGGCAGGGACGCAGCTTCAATCGCGGATCAATCTATTCAGAAGACGGAACCCTGGTCGCGTCGGTGGCTCAGGAAGGTCTTATGAGGAAGGTTCAGAAAAAACGTTAGGTATCTGGCGTAAAATGTTGATTCAACTTTCGCATCCCGCCCAGCCAGCGATCGTAGTCAGCCGCTTTGAGTTGCAGATAATCCAAAACCTGCGGATGCGGAAGAACCAGAAATCGTTCTTCCCGGATGGCTTGTACGCAGGTTTCAGCGACGTCTTCCGGCTCCAGCATTCCGTCGATCGATGCCACTGAAACCTCATGTCCTTCAGTCATTTTTGACCGAACCGCCTGAGGACAAAGAACCGAAACCCGCAGACCTTTGGCGCCATATGTCAGCGACAGCCACTCGGCAAATCCAACTGCCGCGTGTTTCGTGACACCGTATGGCGCCGCACCCGGTTGGTTCAGTAAACCCGCCGCAGAGGCCGTCGTCAGAATATATCCGCCGCCGCGACCGATCATACGAGGCACCAAATGGCGCGCGGTCCACACGTGCGACATCACGTTGATTTTCCAAATTTTTTCCCATTGATCATCGGGAACATCCAGACCGCCAAGCGTCAGGATGCCGGCATTTGCGCAGAACAGATCAATTGGGCCAACAGTATCTTCGGTGAAATCAATCAACGCCTTGATCTGTTCCTCATCCGAAACGTCACATGTGAACGCAACACCGCCAGTTTGGGTTGCGACTTCACGGGCTCCGGCTTCGTCAATATCCGAACAGATGACGCGCGCACCTTCCTGAGCAAAACGTTCCGCCAAACCCCGGCCAATGCCATCTGCGGCACCGGTCACGATGACAGTTCTATTTCTGAGCTCCATGGCGCGTTCCAAAACTAGTATTGCGTGTTCTGGGCAGAGTGTTCACTTTGCGGCCAAGTTACAAGTGACCTGAAATTACCATAATACCGATTATGCGAATACCGACTACCGCCACGGGGCGCCACCCACAAATACGGCTCCTGTCAAAATTCAAACGCCTTTGGCGCCATATACGCAGGATGTGGTTATCCCAAGGCGTATCCCGCGCCTCGGACGGTTCGTACTGGATCGGTCCCGCCATATTGCGTCAGGGCTTTGCGCAAACGCCCGATATGAACATCGACGGTTCGGGTATCGACATAGATGTCGCGTCCCCAAACCCGGTCCAGCAATTGCTCGCGGCTCCAGACCCTGCCCGGCTTTTCCATGAATGTGCTGAGAAGCCGGAACTCGGTCGGCCCAAGCTTCAGGGGTTTGTTGTCCCGGCTGACCTTGTGCGTCTCGGAGTCAAGAATGATGTCATCGAATTCCAGGCGCAAACCAACGGTCGAAGGACGGACGCGGCGCAATTGCGTGCGAACGCGCGCCATCAGCTCGACCACGGAATATGGCTTGACCACGTAATCATCCGCGCCGGTTTCAAGACCGCGAACTTTGTCGACTTCCTCGGTCCGGGCCGACAACATGATAATCGGGATTGAACGCGTGTCCGGGCGGCTTTTCAGGCGTCGGCAGACCTCGATACCGCTCAGATTGGGCATCATCCAGTCCAGGACAATGATGTCCGGGCAGTCTTCGTCTACCAACAGCATGGCTTCTTCGCCGTTGCCAGCCTTGGAAACCCGAAACCCTTCAGCTTCCAGATTGTAGGCCAAGACTTCACGTTGGGCCATTTCATCCTCTACAACCAAAACGGTAGGTTGATCTGCTGACATCTCGCTCGTCTCCTACACGGTTTGCGACGTGTTGTCAGCCTTGGGCCGGGCTTCGGCCGGGCGGTCGCCGGTGACCAGATACACGACCTGCTCGGCGATCGAGGTTACGTGATCGCCCATGCGTTCGATGTTCTTTGCGATGAAATGCAGGTGCATGCAGGCCGAGATATTGCGTGGATCTTCGGCCATGAACGTCAGAAACTCCCGAAACAGGCCGTTATACATCTGGTCCACCTCTTCATCGCGGTTGATGACGTCTGTGGCCAGTTCCGCATCGCGTTGAATATAGGCGTCCAGCGCATCACGCAGCATCCGTTCGACCTCGCGTGCCATACGGCGCAAGGCCGCAGCGCTTCCGTTGATCTCGCTGGCATTGACCAGAACCGTGGTTCGTTTGGCGATATTCTTGGCATAGTCGCCAATGCGCTCAAGGTTGCCGGACACCTTCAGAACCGACAGGATCAGCCGCAAGTCACTTGCCGTGGGTGCCCGCAGCGCAATCAACCTGGCCGTTTCTTCGTTGATCAGCTCTTCAAGCGCGTCGATGGCCTTGTCGCCTTTTCGCACCTCTTGCGCCAACTCTTCATCGCGGGTTTCCAGCGAGCGGGCCGCGCCTATGATGGCGGCCTCGACCAGCCCGCCCATCTTCATGATATGCGCTTGGATCGCTTCGAGGTCGCGGTCAAAAACAGATGCAATATGTTGTTCGCTCATTGTCAGATACCTGTGATTAGCCGATGCGGCCTGTAATGTAGCTTTCCGTGCGCGGATCTATCGGATTGGTAAAGATCTGGCCGGTTTCACCGAATTCAACCAGATTGCCCAAGTGGAAGAAGGCCGTTTTCTGACTGACCCGCGCCGCCTGCTGCATCGAGTGGGTGACGATCACAACCGAAAACCGCGACCTCAGTTCATCGATCAACTCTTCGACCTGTGCGGTCGCGATCGGATCAAGGGCCGAGCACGGCTCGTCCATCAACAGAACTTCGGGTTCGGTGGCGACGGCCCGGGCGATGCACAAACGCTGCTGCTGGCCGCCGGACAGGCCGGTGCCAGGTGCATCCAGTCGATCCTTGACCTCATCCCAGATCGCGCCGCGACGCAGGGATTTTTCCACGATTTCATCCAGTTCCGCCTTGTTGCGGGCCATGCCGTGAATGCGCGGGCCATAGGCCACGTTGTCATAGATCGACTTCGGGAACGGGTTGGGTTTTTGGAACACCATTCCGACCTTGGCGCGCAACTGGACCGGATCGACACGCTTGTCATAGATGTCTTCACCATCCAGCAGGATGTCGCCTTCGACGCGGCAGATATCGATGGTGTCATTCATTCGGTTCAGGCAGCGCAGGAAGGTGGACTTGCCACAACCAGATGGCCCGATGAAGGCCGTGACAGTCTTGTCTTCGATCTCAACGCTCACGTCCTTGATGGCATGGGTTTCACCGTAGAAAACCTGTACGTTCTTGGCGTTGATCTTGATGTCTTTGGAGTCCACGGTTCTCTCCACTCGTGTCATGTCGTTCATTCCAGCCCCCATTTACCAGCGACGTTCAAAGCGGCGGCGCAAGATGATTGCGATGATATTCATGGTCAGCAGGAACATCAAAAGTATGATGATCCCACCCCACGCCTTCTCGTAAAAGCCGACGTCAGCGCGTGCGGCCCATGTATAGATCTGGGCGGGCATGGCCGAATTCGGCTCGGTAAAGCCTGCAAGAAAGCCGTCGGGATATCCGCGTGCGACAAACCCCACCATGCCGATCAGCAAAAGAGGTGCGGTTTCACCCAAGGCTTGCGCCAGACCGATGATGGTACCTGTCAGAATGCCCGGCGCAGCCAGCGGCAGCACGTGGTGAAACACCGCCTGCATTTTCGACGCCCCTACCCCAAGCGCCGCGTCGCGTATCGACGGAGGCACGGCCTTCAAGGACGCGCGGGTCGAGATGATGATCGTCGGAAGCGTCATCAGGGTCAGAACCAGACCGCCGACCAGCGGTGCCGATTGCGGCAGATGCATGAACTGAATGAAAACGGCCAGGCCCAGAATACCGAAGACGATGGACGGAACCGCGGCCAGGTTCGAAATGTTCACTTCGATCAGGTCAGTCAGCTTGTTCTGCGGCGCAAATTCTTCGAGATAGATCGAAGCTGCAACGCCAATCGGCAGAGACAGACACAAAACGACCAGCATCATGAAGAATGATCCCACAACCGAGACACCGATGCCTGCGCCGCCGGGGTTGTCCACGCCTGCGTCCGCGCCGGTGATGAAGGGCCAATTGAATGCCTGCTTGATGATGCCAGCCTGTTCCAGCGCATCGACCAGATCCAGATCGCTTTTTTGCAGAAACCGGCTGTCCTGTATCGTGTCGCGGGAAACGCGGCCTTTGAAGTATCCGTCCACCCGGCTGGATGCTGCCAGATCGAATTGGACCGGCTCACCCAGCTTGTCGGGGTTTTCGGTGTAAAAGGTCCGGATCGTCCCGCCGACTTTACCCAAAAGACGCTCGATCGCGGCCTCATCAAAATCAACGCTGATCCCGCGTTCAGCAAGTTCACTGTTCAACTGAGCGACGAACAGGTTGGAATAGACTTTTGTCTTGAACAGGGCTCCTTCGGCCTCGTCCCGCTGCGGTTCGGTCAGTGTGAATTCAATGCTGACGACCGTGCGTTGGAAGGCCGGAATCCCCTGCGACAGGATCGAAGCGAACAGAACAACCAAAAAGAACAGACCGGTTGCGATTGCGGCGATGCCATAAGCACGGAACCGTTTCTCGGCTTTGGCACGTTTCTTCGTGCGTTCATCCGAAGCCGTGAGCGAGATCGTATGGCGACCGGATTGGGGGCTTTGCATACTGGTGTCGGTCATTCGTACTGCTCCCGGTACTTGCGCACGATATAAAGGGCACACACGTTGAGCCCCAAGGTGAGAATGAAAAGGGTCATGCCAAGTGCGAAGGCGACCAGCGCCTCGGGTGAGGCAAAGTCGGCGTCCCCCGTCAACTGGCTGACGATCTTGGCTGTCACGGTTGTCATGGCTTCGAACGGGTTCAGGCTGAGGCGGGCTGCGGCCCCTGCCCCGAGAACCACGATCATGGTCTCGCCGATGGCGCGCGATGCCGCCAGAAGGATCGCGCCGACGATACCGGGCAACGCGGCGGGCAGAACGACCTGACGGATGGTTTCGGATTGCGTGGCGCCAAGGCCATAAGAACCGTCGCGCATGGCCTGCGGCACCGCGTTGATAATGTCGTCAGACAGTGATGAGACAAACGGGATCAACATGATCCCCATCACCAGACCCGCAGTCATGACGGCAGTGCCGGCTTTCATCCAGCCCAGGCCACTTTCACCAAATACGTCCAACAGCAGCGGGCCAACGGTCAACAAGGCGAAGAGACCGTAAACGATGGTCGGAATCCCGGCCAGCACCTCAAGCAGCGGCTTGGCGACAGAGCGCAAGCGGGACGAAGCGTATTCGCTGAGATAGATCGCGGCGAACAATCCGATCGGCACTGCAACCAGCAGCGCCACGACAGAGATGTAGAGCGTCCCCCACAGCAGCGGCAAGATACCGAGTTCGGACAACCCGCCGCGGCCCGAAAAGCTGGGTGCCCAGGTCATGCCGAGAAAGAAATCTGACGCCGGGTACAGTTTGAAGAATTCCCAGGTGTTGAACACAAGAGACAGGACAATGCCCACCGTTGTGAGGATTGCAACCGACGCGGCCGCCAGAAGCAGGACATGAACCCCCTGTTCCACAACGTTGCGCGCACGGTATTCGGCGTTGGTTTGCAACCAGCCCGCTACGGCACCGATCAAGGCAACCGCGACAACGGCAACGGACATGATTGCGTACCCGGTCGAGCTCATGGCGCGGTAGCTCTGCGCAGCGCGCAGTACCGGTTGGGTGATGTCCGAAGTCACAACCTGCCCCGCGTCCTTCAAAAGCTGGGTGATCTCGGCGACATTTGCATCGGCATCACTGGCGGCGTTCTGGGTCAGAGTGCCTTGCGCAACCGCGTTGTCCAGCCCGGCGGCGGTGCGGCGTACTTCGGCCATCACCAGGCTGCGGGAGGAACCTTCCTTTATCACAGAGTCCGGTATCATGTCCGACACCTGCGCATTGAGGAAGAAAGGCTGCGCCAACAGCCACACGATCAAGAGACCGAAGGCCGGCACAAGTGTCTTCAGTGCAACGTTTGCACCGTAAAAAGATGGCAGGGAATGCAGGTTCCGACTGTCACCCCCTGCGTTTTGCAGTGCGCGCGTACGTCCCAACAGATAGCCGACAGCCGCGATCGCCGAAACGATCAGAAAGAGCCAAAGTATCGGCATGACACCCCCATTGCCTTCGATTGCGAGTAGTAAAAAGACAGTGAAGGGGCGACTGATCCGTCGCCCCCATTTGCGTTAAACTGACGTCAGGCTCAGCTGCCCGAACCCATGGTGACTTCGTTGGCGATTGCGTCCTGAGTTTTTGCCAGCTCAGGATCGGCGACCAGGCCATAGTTGGCAAGCGGGCCCGACGGACCGGCGATTTCGTCATGGGTGAAGAACTGCGCGTATTCCTTCAGGCCCGGGATCACGCCGATATGAGCTTTCTTCACGTAGAAGAACAGCGGGCGAGAAACCGGATATTCGCCGGTCGAGATGGTTTCGGTCGACGGTGCGACGCCCGACATGGTGGCAACCTTCAACTTGTCGGTGTTGTTCTCGTAGAACGCCAGACCAAACACGCCGATACCGTTGGGGTTGGTGTCGATACGCGCCAGGGTTTCGGTGTAGTCACCGTCGATATCAACCGATTTGCCATCGGTGCGAACCGCCAGACAGGCATCTTCAGCGTCGTCTTCGCTCATGCCGCCCGCGATCATGGCTTCCATGGCGCCGGTTTCTTCACAACCGATCAGCAGAACTTTTTCTTCGAACACTTCGCGGGTGCCGTGCTTGGTGCCTGGGATGAAGCTTGCGATTTCAACATCGGGCAGTTCTGGGTTGAACTCGGCCCAGGTGTTGTACGGGTTGTCAACGATCTCACCGTCTTTCAGAACTTTTGCACCCAGAGCATTGAAAATGTCGGACGGTTCGAACGCGGTGAAGGCAGGCCCGGTCTGCTGGCTAGCGAATACGATGCCGTCATAACCGATGCGGACTTCCATGATGTCGGTCACACCGTTTTCGGCGCAGGCTTTGATCTCTTTTTCACGGATCGCGCGCGACGCGTTTGCAACGTCGATGGTGTTTTCGCCAACGCCTTCGCAGAAACGCTTCAGACCAGCCGACGAACCGCCGGATTCAACAACCGGAGTTGGAAAGTCTGTGTTTTCACCGAACAGTTCGGCTACGATCGAGGCATAAGGCAGAACGGTCGACGAACCGGCGATCTGAACGTTGTCACGCGCCGCAGCAGTGGTCGCCGAGACGGCAGCGATAGCCAGCGCAGATGCCGACAGTTTTACAAAGGACATTTCAGTCTCCCTGAAAAGGTGTACTTGATCACCACCATGATGATCCTGCGGGGACCCCTATGGCGCGTGCGTAAGCCTTTTGTGACACATGCGTAACGGTTTTATGACAGCAGGGCATTTTTCTGCGTTTGACTCCTGGAACAGCCAATGCCCCAAAGGGTCAGGATAAAAGCAGACTTGCATTCCAGGCTGTTTCAACTGGGCAAAATGACCGTAAAAACAGAACCTTTTCCCAATTCGCTTTCGACACGAAGTCTTCCACGATGGCGATTGACGATATGCTTCACGATCGCAAGGCCAAGCCCGGTTCCGCCCAGTTGCCGCGACCTGTGGCTGTCGGCGCGATAGAATCGCTCTGTCAGGCGCGGCAGGTGAACGGCATCTATGCCGGGGCCTTTGTCTATGAACTGGATTCGGACTGCCGGGCCGCGCATCGCCGGATCCCTGTCCGCTGGCAGGACACGTACCGTGACACTGCCGCCACTGGCGCCATACTTGATCCCGTTCTCGATCAGATTGGTGAAAACCTGCCGCAACTGGTCGCCGTCACCGGTGACTGAAAGCGGGCCGTTTTTCACGTCCAGCGACAGAACCACGCCAGCATCCTCCGCAAGGGGCCGCAGCGAGTTTATCGTGGATTGAAGTAGACCGGTAAGTTCCAGCTGTTGCTTGGGTCGAACACGTTCTTCGCTTTCGACCCGGTTCAACGACAACAGATCCCCGACCAGACGGTTCATCCGGTTGGCCTCATCGGCCATGATCTTGAGGAACCGGTCACGCGCGGCGGGATCGTCCCGTGCCGGACCGCGCAGGGTTTCGATAAACCCCATCAAGGCGGTCAACGGCGTGCGCAATTCATGGCTGACATTGGCCACGAAATCCCGTCGCATCTGGCTGGCGTGCTCCAGATGGGTGGTATCCTGAAACGTGACCATGACGGCCCCTTCGGAAGCGACCCCGTTCATGTATCTGCATTCAACTGTGTATGTTGTGTCCTGCGCACCGTCATTGGACAGATGACGTGCTTTCTTTGCGCTTCTGCTTGTCAGGCTTTGCTCAATCGCGTCCAGAACCTGCGGCTGTCGCAATATGGTCGCAAAATGACGTCCAACGATATTCTGGCCCAGAAGAGACGTTGCATCCGTGTTCGCGGCAATGATCCGTTCGGTCTGATCCACCATCAGCGCCGGCAGCGGGATCGCAAGAACAATGTCCTCAAGAACGTCTTCGGTCATGCGTCAAAACCCACTCATTCCGTGGCGTCAAAGCGCAGGTTTCAGGGTTTCGCGGAAATTGCGCATGTTTTCCTGATAGTGCAGCGCACTGAACGTGATCCTTTGGGCTGCGGCCTCATCCAGCTGGCGTACGACCTTGCCCGGCGATCCCATGACAAGCGAATTGTCGGGGATTTCCTTGCCCTCGGTGATCAAGGTCCCTGCTCCGATCAGACAGTTCCGGCCGATCTTTGCGCCGTTCAAAACGATTGCGCCCATTCCGACCAACGTGTTTTCGCCTATGGTGCAGCCATGCAGCATCACCTTGTGCCCAATGGTGCAATTTCGACCAATCGTCAGGGGAAACCCGGCGTCGATATGCATCACGCAGTTTTCCTGAACGTTGCTGCCCTCGCCGATCCGGATTTCTTCGTGATCCGCGCGAATCGTGCAGCCGAACCAGACCGAGGCCCCCTGCTCCAGCACAACCTTGCCAATCAGATTGGCATCGGGCGCGACCCAGGTGTCCTCGTGAATGTGCGGAGCGTGCTCGCCCAAAGCGTAAATGGTCATGACAGTCCCTCGAATTCTCTCTGCAACTTGCGGACGTGCTGTTGCAACCTGGGTTGCTGAATGCGACGCATCCGTTCCGCGCTGACGATGGTTTTCAGCTTTTCTTCGGTTGCCTCGAGGTCATCGTTGATCAGGACGTAGTCGTAATAGCCCCAGTGGCTGATTTCATCCCAGCTTTTGAGCATTCGACGGGCGATGACGTCATCACTGTCCTGCCCGCGTGTTTCCAGCCGGCGGCGCAGCTCGGGGATGGACGGCGGCAAAATGAAGATCGACAACGCGTGTTTCCCCAGATCCGAATTTCGGATCTGCACTTCACCCTGCCAGTCGACGTCGAACAATACGTCCTTACCGGCATTGATCGAATTTTTGACCGGCTCGGCAGGCGAACCATAGAAGTTTCCGAATACATGGGCGTGTTCCAGCATCTGCCCATCAGCGACCTGCTGTTTGAACTCGTCCTCGGACAGAAAGAAATACTCGCGCCCATGCTCTTCTCCGGGGCGCGGGGCACGGGTCGTCGCCGAGATCGAGAATTCCAGATCCGTATCCCAGGCCATCAGCCGTCTGGCCAGGGTCGATTTGCCCGCTCCGGACGGAGAAGACAGGATGATTAGTAGGCCTCGGCGGTCCGCCATGTCAGTCGTTCCCATTCTTATTCCACATTCTGCACTTGCTCGCGCATCTGATCGATCACCGCTTTCAGTTCCAGCCCGACCGATGTCAGGTCCGAGCTTTGCGCCTTGGAACACAGCGTGTTGGCTTCGCGATTGAACTCTTGCATCAGGAAGTCCAGCTTGCGGCCCACGGCCCCGTCCTGTGCCAACAACTCACGAGCGGCCGCCACATGCGCGGTCAGGCGGTCGATTTCTTCGGTGATATCCGCCTTGACCGCGATCATCGCAAGCTCTTGCGCGACACGATCGGGATCCGCGCCCTGCGTATTCTCCAGCACCCGCGCGAGATTCTCGCGCAGCCCCTCGGTCATCTTGTCCTTGCGTTGCTCGGCAATCTCTGCGGCCTGCGCCGTCAGCTCCGCGACCTGATCCAGTTGCGTGTTCAAGACAGCGGCCAAAGCTGCCCCTTCGGCTTTGCGCATATCTATGAACGCCGCCAGAAGATCTTTGAATTCGGACGTTAGATGAGCAACAAGCGGAGCCGGATCGTCGGCCTCGGTTCCTGCATCCATCATCCCCTTGAGCGCCAAAAGATCTGACGCACGCGACGGCGCCAGCGTGATGCCGCGCGCAGTCGCCAGCGCTTCCGTTCGCTCGAGAGCTGTCAGGGCCGCAGCCATCGCGGTTTCGTTCAAGGCCAGTTCCGGGGCAGAATCCTCGCGGTTCAAGCGCATCGACAGGGTCACGTTTCCCCGGCTCAGGGATTTGGACAGGGACGCCCGTAACGCGACTTCGAGGCCGGTCAACCAGTCGGGCACGCGCAGACGCATGTCCAGCCCCTTGCCATTTACGCTGCGAAGTTCCCACGACCAACTGTGCGGGCCGAAAGTTCCCTTCCCCGAGGCAAACCCGGTCATGGATCTGATCATGATGGCCCTTTCCTGTTCCCCTGCTGTTTCGAGCATGTGCCGCACCTAATGCCATTGACTGGTGCAGAGCAAGAGTTTGCTGACGACGCAATTGTTTGGCGCAAGTTAACCATTCGTTAAAGAATTGCTCCAAAATTGAAATAACCCGAGTCAAAATGCCCATAGCAATGGTTTGCGGGCCGCAGATGCTTCCAATGTGTTGCATTTTATGAAAAAGGCGGACAATTGACGGTAGGGTGATGAAAATGAAAACCTTTTTCGGGATAGGTTCCGGGTCAGAATTTGGAAAGATCGTCGCAATGGATCGCTTTGACAGTGGGCGCAGCCTATCGCCGATCCGCCAGGCCGAGGCGTATTGGACCGCATTGTTGAGCGGCGACAGCGTGCCCATGCGGTCTCAAATCGACCCGCGCGGTCTTGAGAATGTTCTTGAATATACGTTCATCCTGGAACGCATCGCACCCGGCCTGGCCCGATTTCGTCTGGCAGGCAGCCATCTGAACGCGCTTGCAGGGATGGAAGTGCGAGGGATGCCGTTGACCGCGTTCTTTCAACCGGATGCCCGTGCGCAAACCAAGGATGTTCTGGAACAGGTATTTGCATCCCCCGCTGTTGCCGAATTGAGTCTGAACTCGGGCGGGGTGTTGGGACGTACCCGGATGCAGGCCCGGATGATCCTTTTGCCACTGAAAAGCGACCTTGGGGATGTCAGTCGTGTTTTGGGGGTCATGATCGCCGATGGCGCAATCGGCAAGACACCGCGCCGGTTTTCACTGGCCGATACGCGGATCAAACCGGTTTCTGAAATTAAGGTGCCCGCGCCCACTCTGCGCCGTCCTGTGGAAGGTTTTGCCGAGGAACAACGCGAATTCAAACGCTCTGCCGGCCATCTTCATCTGGTGGTGTCACGCGACGATTGAAACACGCAAGATAGCCGTGATCAGAAACAGCGGGCCGATGGCCCGCTGTTGTCTGTGTTACAGATGCGCTCAGCTTACCGCGCGTTTCGAACCGTTGCGGCGCAGGTTGGTCAACTCTTCCGCCACCAGGAACGCAAGTTCCAGCGACTGCGACGCGTTCAAGCGCGGATCGCAAGCGGTGTGGTAGCGGTCCGACAGGTCCTCTTCGGTCACGGCACGTACACCGCCGGTGCATTCGGTCACATCCAGCCCGGTCATTTCGAAATGCACGCCACCGGGGATGGTTCCCTCGGCCTGATGCACTCCGAAAAAGTCACGCACCTCGCGCAGAACAGAATCGAACGGGCGGGTTTTATAGCCCGTGGCCGATTTGATCGTGTTTCCGTGCATCGGGTCGCAGACCCAAGTGACCTTGGCACCCTCTTCCTTGACCGCCTTGATCAGACGCGGCAGATGCTCGCCCGCCTTGCCCGCACCGAAGCGCGCGATCAGGGTCAGACGCCCCTCTTCGTTGTCGGGGTTCAGCTTGGACATCAGAACTTTGAGGTCCTCGGCCGTGGTGGTCGGGCCGCATTTCAGACCGATCGGATTCAGAACCCCGCGGCAGAACTCGACATGCGCGCCGTCGGGCTGACGGGTGCGGTCGCCGATCCAGATCATGTGACCAGAGCCAGCCAGCCAGTTGCCCGAGGTGGAATCCAGACGCGTTAGTGCCTCTTCGTATTC
It encodes the following:
- a CDS encoding YicC/YloC family endoribonuclease: MIRSMTGFASGKGTFGPHSWSWELRSVNGKGLDMRLRVPDWLTGLEVALRASLSKSLSRGNVTLSMRLNREDSAPELALNETAMAAALTALERTEALATARGITLAPSRASDLLALKGMMDAGTEADDPAPLVAHLTSEFKDLLAAFIDMRKAEGAALAAVLNTQLDQVAELTAQAAEIAEQRKDKMTEGLRENLARVLENTQGADPDRVAQELAMIAVKADITEEIDRLTAHVAAARELLAQDGAVGRKLDFLMQEFNREANTLCSKAQSSDLTSVGLELKAVIDQMREQVQNVE
- a CDS encoding PAS domain-containing protein → MKTFFGIGSGSEFGKIVAMDRFDSGRSLSPIRQAEAYWTALLSGDSVPMRSQIDPRGLENVLEYTFILERIAPGLARFRLAGSHLNALAGMEVRGMPLTAFFQPDARAQTKDVLEQVFASPAVAELSLNSGGVLGRTRMQARMILLPLKSDLGDVSRVLGVMIADGAIGKTPRRFSLADTRIKPVSEIKVPAPTLRRPVEGFAEEQREFKRSAGHLHLVVSRDD